In the Agromyces flavus genome, GCCACATCGCCGTCGACGCGGCATCCGGCCTGCTGCTCGTCGCGAACTACACGGGCGGCTCGGTCACGGCAGTGCCGTTCGAGTCGGGCGCGCTCGGCCGGCCGGTCACGTTGCGGCTCCCGCCGCGCACGGGTCCGGTGAGCGACCGGCAGGATGCTCCGCACGCCCACCAGGTCGTGGCCACCCCCTGGGGCACGCACCTCGTCAGCGACCTCGGCGGCGACGCCGTCCACGAGCTGGTGGCCGAACGGGCGACGGATGCCTCCGGCCCGGCGCTGCGCATCGTGCGCACCATCGAACTCGCGCCGGGCACCGGTCCCCGCCACCTGCTCGTGCGGTCCGGGCAGGTGCACGTCATCGGCGAGCTCGACGGGCACCTCCACACGTTCGAGGTCGACGCGGCGAGCGCGCGCCCCGCCGGCACCGAGTCCGTGATGGTCCGGCCATCGGGCGGTGCCGACGACGTCGTGCAGCCCTCGCACCTCGACGCGAGCCCGTCCGGGCGGCTGCTCACGGCGCTCGTGCGCGGCCGCGACACCGTGAGCGTCTTCGAGGCGACGGATGCCGCGCACCCGCACCTCGCGTCGGAGCACCCCATCGGTGCCGCGTGGCCGCGCCACCACGCGCACCTCGACGACCGCACCGTCGTGGTCGCCGCCGAGCGGGGCCACGCGCTCGTCGAGGTCGATCTCGTGACCGGTGCCGCACGCCGCGTGCTCGAGGTCACGTCACCGACATGCGTGCTGCCGCTCGACTGACGTGTCGTGCCGGCGGCCGCGGCGACACGCGGTGCGCGGCATCGAGCGTCGTTCCATCTGCCGCCCTCGCCCTGGGCCGAAAGCGGAGGAACCACGCGAGCATCAGCGCCGACGCGACGAGGTAGAAGCCGTGCAGGAACCAGATCGGACCCGCCGGCAGGCTGAACACGTAGAACGAGTAGACGAGGTTGCCTGCGTTCGTGGTCACCAGGTTGCCGAGGCTGTACGACGAGAGGTCCTTCGTGCGCGCAGCCTTCACCAGCATGGGCAGGTAGCTCATGGCGAAGAGGCCGGTCGACAGAGCGCCGGCGAGGATGGCGCCATCCATGCTGCGACGCTACGACCCGGGTCGGCGCGGCGCATCGGGACCGACCCCGGATTCAGCCGCTCCGATCGGCGCACGCCGCTCGCGCCATCCGGAGCGGTCGGTCAGCCCTCGTCGATGAGCTCGAGCAGCTTCTTCGCGGCATCGCGGATGTCGTCGTGGTCGTACTGGCCCGCGCGGCTCTCGAGCGAGATGACCGCGCAACGGTGCACCTTGGCGTAGTCGCCGTAGGGGAACGAGTACGCGCCCTTGGTGTCCTGGTTCTCGTCGTCGTCGATGCCGAGGTGCCAGTGGCGGAATTCGGTCCAGCCGTCCTTCTCGATCACGCGGTTCTCGTCATCGGCGCTCGGTGCGTGCTCGCTCCAGTCGTCCCGCTCGTCGCGCACGACCTTGCCTTCGCGAACCAGCGACCTGGCGTGCTTGAGCGCCGTCTCGTTCAACCGGATGCCCACGTCAGGCTCCCTTCGCCTTCATGCGGCGCACGCGCAGCTTCGCGGTCTTGCGCGCCGCCTCCTTGTCGGTCGGGGTCAAGATGGTGGCGAGTGCCGTGCGGAAACCGCTCAGGACGGCCATCTTCGACGGCTGCTTCACCTGGGCGCGCTGCTGCTTGATCGTCTTGGAGCGACGGCGGCTCTTCGGCGCGTCGCTCGACGAGGCACGCCCGCCCGCGGTGCCGTAGCGCACCGACACCCGCTCGAGCCGGGCCGACGAACGCCGTGCGGCGCGCCGGGCGGCCAGGGGGCTGCGGGACGCATCCTTCTTCGCGCGGCCGATCCGCTCGGCCTCGGCCTTCTGGGCGGCCTTCACCTTGGTCTTCGCCGGCTCGGGGAGCGAATCGGCGAGCTTGCGGGCCTCCTTGCCGGCCCGCTCGGCCTCCTTCACGGCGCGCTTCGCGGCACGTCGGATGTCTCGATCGGTCTCGGTCTTCGCCATCGGGTCCTCCTACTTCTTCAGCACGCGCAGCGCGGATCCCTTGTGCGCGGCGCGCGCACCGGTCTTCTCGCTCTCGACGATGAACGCGGGGTCGTCGGCTGACGCCGTGAATAGCTGACCGTCGAACGTGAAGTCCTCGGTCTTCCGCTCGACCACGCGACCCTGCGTACGCCCCTGGGACGTCGCCCAGCTCACCCGGTCGTGCACCGCGACCATCGCTTCCCCTCGCTTCCCCATGCGGCCCGATCGGGTCCGCTCGTCGGCGAGGCTACGCCGCCTGCCGCTCCTCCCCCAACCCCTTGACCGCATCCGCGCGACCGTTCGGATTCCGCATCCGGCGCGCGATTCGTACGATGCCGCCATGAGTATTCCTTCCTTGTGGAGCCTCGAGGGCCGCGTCGCGATCGTGAGCGGCGCAGGCAGCGCCGAGGGCATCGGGTTCGCGGCAGCCCGCGCGCTGGGCGAGCTCGGCGCCGGAGTGGTGCTGACGGCGACGAGCGATCGCGTGCACGAGCGTGCGGAGGAGCTGCGGCGCGACGGCATCGCGGCCACGGCGGTCATCGCACGACTCGACGACGAGGCGCAGGTCGACGACCTGGGGGCGGAGCTCGCCTCCGCCGGCATCCGGCCCACGATCGTCGTGAACAACGCCGGCATGATCGCGACGGGCGACCCGGAGATGCTGCACGGCGACGGGACGATGACCCTCGCCGACTGGAACGCGGGCCTGGCGATGAACCTCACGACCGCGTTCCTGCTGACCCGCGCGATGCTCCCCGGCATGCGCGACACCGGATGGGGACGCGTCATCTGCATCTCGAGCGTCTCGGGCCCGCTGATGGCGTCGAAGGGCGACGTCGGCTACGCGACCGCCAAGGCCGGCATGCTCGGCTACGTGCGCGCGCTCGCGGTCGACGAGGCGCTGACGGGCATCACGGCCAACGCCGTGGCACCCGGGTGGATCGCGACGGCGAGCCAGCTTCCGAGCGAGGCCGAGGAGGGCCTCCTCGTGCCGGTGGCGCGCAGCGGCCGACCCGGCGAGGTCGCCTCGGCGGTCGCGTGGCTCGCGACACCCGGCGCCTCGTACGTCACCGGGCAGCTCATCGCGGTCGATGGCGGGAACTCCGTCGCGGAGGAACGCCGCTAGCCCGCGCGAGCTCAGACGATCGTCTCGTGGCCCGGAGGCCACACGTACGGCAGGTCGGCGGGGACGTCCGACGCGATCTCGGCGTAGAACTCGCCGTCCTTCCGCAGCAGGTTGGACCGATGCGAGCGGTGGAACTCCTCGTCGCCGACCCACGGCGGCAGCGGGAACTCGCGGGCGCGGTAGGCCGCGGCATCGAGGTGGTCGGCATCGAGTTCGGCGAGGGTCTTCTCGCGGCAGGTGTCGGAGTGCCCGCGACGTTCCCACTCGTCGCACACCGCGTCCTGATACGCCATGAGCGCCGGGCGGAAGCCGCGCCACATCCGCACGACCGGGTGGTGGCGCCATCCGTAGCTCGGGATGGTCAGTGCGCGCATCACCTGGAGCGTCTCGACGCGCTGCTTGCCCAGGCGGACCGTGTCGAGCACGGCCGCACTGCGCGCGAAGTCGGCATAGGGCAGGAAGGTCTGCACGAGCTGCTGCCCTCCCCCCACGGCGGCCGGCCACGGCCGGACCACGTCAGGCTAGGTGCCGCGGCTGTGAGGCGACCATGGGTTGACGGATGGCTCGCCGGGCGTCGCGGCCGCTGACGCCCCCCGAACGGGGTGCTTTCTGCGTGGCAACCGCGGCCAGCATGCTTGCGCCATGACGCAGCCCGGCGCCCCGGCCGACTCCCACGCCCTCCCGACCGCGGCACCCGGCGCCGCACCCGTCGCGCACGTCGCGGCCGTCGTCGATCACCTGCTCGCCAAGGGGGCGGCGACCCGGTCCGAGCTCGCGTCGGCGACCGGTCTCGGCCGGACCGCGGTCTCGGCGCTCGTGCATCGCCTGGTCGAACGCGGCGTGGTGATCGAGTCGGATGGCGCGCCCGGCCCGCGCGGCGCCCGTGTCGCGCTCGCCGTGGCCGACCGCCTGATCCTCGCCGCCGGGGTCCGGGGCGACGAGGCCGTCGCAACGCTCCTCGAGCTCGACGGCGCCGAGGTCGCCCGCTACGAGGAACCCGTTGCGGTGACTGACGACGATTTCCGCGGCCCCGCTGCGGCGTCGCTCGATGCGCTCGCCGTCGTCGTCGATCGGGCGCTCGCGCGCGCCGGCCGAGACGGGCGGAGCCTGGCCACGACCGGCATCATCGTGCAGGGCGCCGTCGCCGGTTCGCCCGAGCTCGCGGTGCTCGACGATGCGTTCGGCCTCGAGCCCGCCGACGTGATCGCCGCGGTCCGCGACCGTTCCGAGCGGCTGGCCGACGTCGAGCCGGAGTTCACGGTGCCGGCGTTCCTCGTCTCCGAGCCGGCTGCCCGCGCGGTCGACGAAGCCTCCATCCGGGGTGCCGCCGTCCTGTTGCACCTCACCGGCGAGCCTCAGGTCGCTGCCGGCATCGCGATCGCCGGCGCGCCGTACCTCGGTGCGCACGGCCTCGCCGGGACCTTCGGGCACCTGCCCGTCGTACCCGACGGCGTCCGCTGCGGCTGCGGCCAGCGCGGCTGCCTCAGGACGGTCGCCTCGCCGGCCGTCCTGCTCGAGCGGGCCGAGCTCGACGACGTCGACCGGCAGTACGGGCGACGCGCCGCGCTCGACGAACTGGCCGCGCGCGTCGCTGAGGCGGAGGACCGTGCCCGGTGGGCGTGGCTGGACGCCGCCCTCTGGATCGGCCGAGCCCTCCAGGTGGTCGTGCCGTCCGTCGATCCCGACGTGATCACCGTGGGGGGATGGTGGGCACCGCTTGCCGGCGACATCGAGGCCGCGTTCCGCGACAACCGTCCGGCACTCGGGGGTGGCGCGCTGGCCTCGATCCCGCCGATCGTGGCCGCCGGCGCGGTCGTCTCGCCCGGGGCGGCCGCCGTGCGCCACGCACGCGACCGCCTCCGCTCGACGCTCGTCGCGGCGGCGATCGCCTGAACGACCCCGCACGCTCGGACGCAAGGCCTTGCCCCGTGCGGCCCCCGGTGCTGGACTGGCCGCGCACGGCACGACACCACGAACGCAGACGAGGGAATCCGCATGCCCACCATCACCGTCGGGACCGAGAACTCGGCGCCCATCGAGCTGTACTACGAGGACCATGGGACGGGACGGCCGGTGGTGCTCCTGCACGGGTATCCGCTCGACAGCCAGTCGTGGGAGAAGCAGCAGCGGGCGCTGCTCGCCGCCGGCTATCGCGTGATCGTCTACGACCGGCGCGGATTCGGCCGGTCGGGCAAGCCCACGATCGGGTACGACTGCGACACGTTCGCCGCCGACCTCAGGGCCCTGCTCGAGACGCTCGACCTGCGCGACGTCTCGCTCGTGGGCTTCTCCATGGGCACGGGCGACATCACGCGGTATTTCGGGAACTACGGCAGCGACCGGGTCGCCAAGGCCGCGTTCCTCGGCTGCCAGCAGCCGTACCTCCGTCAGACCGCCGACAATCCCGACGGAGCGGCTCCCGACTTCGACGGCCTGAAGGCGCAGGCCGAGGGCGACCGGTTCGCGTGGTTCGACGCGTACTTCGAGAACTGCTTCAACCTCGATGAGAACCTCGGGTCGCGCATCTCCGAGGCCGCCCTCCGCGGCAACTGGGCGACGGCGTCGCAGGCCTCCTGGTACGCCGCGTCGGCGTGCGTCGACGCCTGGCTCACCGACTTCCGCGGCGACATCCAGCGCATCGACGTCCCTTCGCTCATCCTCCACGGAACCGCCGACCGGATCCTGCCCATCGACGTGACGGCCAGGCGGTTCCGCGAGAGCCTGCCCTCCGCCGAGTACGTCGAGATCGAGGGTGCGCCGCACGGCATGATGTGGACGCACGCCGAGGAGGTCAACGCCGCGCTGCTGACATTCCTCGCGGCCGAAGGCTGACGGGTCTGCCCGCCCGTCAGCGACGCAGCTCGAGCGTGCAGCACTTCACGCCGCCGCCGCCCAGCAGCAGCTCGGAGAGGTCGACGCCGATCGGGTGGTAGCCCGCCTCCCTCAGCTGCTGCTCGAATCCCGTCGCGCGGGCCGCGATGACGACGTTGAGCCCGTCGCTGTACGAGTTGAGGCCCAGGACCGCGGCATCCTCCTCGGAGACCAGGATGGCGTCGGGGTAGCGCTCGCGCAGGATCGCGAGGGACGGCTCGTCGAACGCGCTCGGCAGGTAGGCGATGTGCTCCTGGCCTGCACGTGAGTCGAGCACGGCGATCGCCGTGTCCAGGTGGTAGAAGCTCGGGTTCACGAGGTTCAGCGTCACCACCTCGCGACCCGTGATGCGGGCCAGCTCGGCGTGGCTGGACGCGTCGCTGCGGAAGCCCGTGCCCGCCAGGATCACATCGCCCACGAGCAGGAAGTCGCCCTCGCCCTCGTTGACCTCGACCGGCTCGCGGACGTCGAAGCCGGCGGCGCGGAACCAGTCCATGTAGGCGGGGCCTTCGGCCGCGCGCTGTTGGTGGGTGAACTTCGCGCCGTAGGCGATGCCGTCGATGACCGTGCCGCCGTTGGCGGCGTAGACCATGTCGGGCAGGCCCTCGACCGGGTCGATGAGGTGCACGTCGAAGCCGAGTGCCACGTACGTGTCGTGGAGCGTCTGCCACTGCGCGATCGCGAGCGCGGTGTCGGTCGGCTTGGCCGGGTCCATCCACGGGTTGATCTGGTAGACGACCGTGAAGTGCTCGGGGCGGCACATCAGCACCGTCTTCTTCGACGGCGTGCGGGTGATCGCGGCGGGGCGCACGGCGGCCTCGATGGTGGTCTCGGACTGGGTCTCGGTCACAGTCGACATCTCACTCCTCATGAGGATCGGGTGGGCCGAGGACGGCGGCGCGCCGCCGGCTCGACCGGTGTGGTGTCGGCGGACCAGGTCGCTCTCTCGAGCCTCGACGACGCCGTTCGGATTGCGCCGCCGTCGAGACGCCACTCCCAGTGTGGAGCGAAACTCGCGCGCCTTCTCGGCGTAGCGCACACGATTCGTGCGCGTTCTGCGCTCCAACGCAATGGTCGGCCAGTGTGCGACCGAGCGGCCGCACAGTTTCGCCGTTCCACCGCTGCCGCTGGCCGCTCGATCGTTGCGAGCCGGCCCGTCTCGCAGTCGGCGGTGCACGTCGCGGATCCATTGCGCGGACGCGCGCCTCGGCGGATGCTGGAGCTACGGCTTGCAACAGCCGGATGAGGAACGCGGGATGTCCCGGCTCGACGAGGATCGGCTCGCACGCCTGCAGCGCGCGGCCTACGGTGCCGACGCGTCCGATCAGGCGCGAGCGGCGGCCGCGACCGAGCTCGCCGCACTGCGACGCGCGAGCGGGCGGGCGGGGGCGACCGAGGGCGTTGTCGAACGGCCGGTGGAGCCGACGGCGGACCCGACGCCGACCGCTCGGTCGGGCGCTCCTGCGGCGCCCTCGACCGCCCCCTCGGCCTCGGCGCGGCACCGGCGGACCGCCTCGGCCGTCTTGCTTCTGGCCGGCGTGGCGATCGGGTGGGCATTCGGCACCGTGGGCGGACTGGTCGCGACCTCGAGGACGGTGCCCGCCGCGCAGACCGAGGCCTGGCGGGTGTTCGAACTTCCCCCGCTGAACGGCCATCCCGCCCGCTTCCCACAGCCGGACGTCGAGCTCGTTCTCGACCTGGACAGCCGCCGCGTCCTCGCTTCGCGCTGGGACGGCCTCCGCGTGACCGCCGTGCGAACCGTCGACGGCCGGGATGCGTGTCTCGTGCTCGTGGCACCGTTGGCGCCTCCCGCGTCGGCCTGCACGGTGGACGGCCGCTTCCCGGTCGCGGGCCTGGTGGCCGAGACCGAGACGACGGGAACGGGCGCGTACAGCGCAACCTGGGATGTGAGCGGTCGAGTGTCGATCGCCCCAGCGGTCCCGGCCGAATGAGGTACTGACCCCGCTCCTCGCATGCAGCGGCTTGCCCGCTCCGGGGGGTTCGGGCAGGCTGGGCGCAGCCCCGACCTGCCCTACGCCGGCCCAGCGAGGAGATCCGGATGTCGAACGCCGAACGCATCGCCGAACTCCAGCGCGTCGTGTACGGCGCCGGCGCGTCCGACGATGAACGCGCGGCCGCGGTCGATGAGCTCGAGGGCCTTCGCCCTGCGCTTTCCCGTGCCGAGGCGGCCGACTCGCGCTCGGCGGGCGCTGCCCCCGACGTGGAGACGACAACGGTCGGCTCCCCTACCGCCGACCCGAACCCGGACCTCGACGCCGATGCCGAAGATCTCGCGGGCTCGCGGTCTACCACCCTCCAATGGGCCGCACTCGCGGGCGCCGTCGCTCTGGCCGTCGGCGTCGGGATCGGATGGCTCTTCGGAGTGCAGACGGCGGCGACGCTCACCCCCGGCGCCGCGCCCGCCGCCGCACCCGATGACGACGTGACGTTCGAGCTCGCACCCGCGCAGCCCGCCGAGCCGACCTCGCTCGAGGATGCGCCCGCCATGGCCGTCTTCGAGCGGGCCCAGGTCCCGGAGGACCTCCCGAGTTCCACCCATCCCGAGATCGACCCGTCGTCCTACCGCCGGATCGCCACCCTTCCCGACGGGGCCTCCGTCCACGCCGCCCACCAGGACGATGCCAACCAGATCTGCCTGCACGTCGAACGACCTGACCACGGAGCAAGCTCGATGTGCATGGCCGAGCGCGACTTCGCCACCGACGGCATGACCCTCGACAGCGAGATCGGCGGAATGTCCTACCGCATCTCGTGGCAGCCCTCGGGAGCGTTGAGCCTGAGCAGCAGCCCCGCGAACTGACCCGCGTCAGGCGGCGGCGCCGACCCCCGCCTCGCGGTTCTTCCGGTCGCGCCAGGCGAGCCAGTGCCGCACCGGGGTGTCGTCGTAGTGCGGGCCGGACAGGCCGAGGGTGAACAGACGCACGCCGGCGGCGTACAGGGCGTCGGCGTGCCCGTCGTCGAGCGAGCCGCGCGACAGCTCGTTCGAGATCGTGATGCCCGAGACATCCCGGCCGACCTTCTCACCCCAGCGAGCGAGGACGTCGAGCTTGTGCTGGAGGTCGCCCGGCGCGACGAACGAGTGCCAGATGTCGGCGTGCTCGGCGACCAGCCGCAGGGTCTTCTGCTCACCCTTGCCCCCGATCATGATCGGGATCCCTCGTGTCGGCGCCGGGTTGAGCTTCGCCCAGCGGGCCTTGACGCGCGGCAGCGCCTCAGCCAGGTCGTCGAGTCGCGAGCCGACCGTGCCGAACTCGTAGCCGTACTCGTCGTAGTCGCGCTCGAACCAGCCGGAGCCCGTGCCGAAGATGAACCGGCCGGTGTCGCCGCCCTTGGCGCTGATGTGGTCGAGCGTTCGGGCCATGTCGGCCTGCAGGTCGGCGTTGCGGTACGAGTTGCAGTTCACGAGCGTGCCGAACTCGACGCGCTCGGTCTGCTCGGCCCACGCGCCGAGCATCGTCCAGGCCTCGAAGTGCAGTCCCTCGCGGTCGCCCGAGAGCGGGAAGAAGTGGTCCCAGTTGAAGACGACGTCGACGCCGAGGTCCTCCATACGGAGCACGGCGTCACGGATCTGGGTGTAGTTCGCGTGCTGGGGCTGCAGCTGCACGCCGAGGCGCGCGGGTGCGTTCGTGGGGTTCGGGGTCATGCGTCGAGCGTAGGCACAGCGGCGAACGGTTTCGGAGGGGTTGCGTTGCGCCCAACGCGAACGGATGCCTCGTCCCGCCCGGCTTCACGCTCTGGCCCAACGCGCGAACCATCACGGATGCGCAACGGCACGCAGGAAAGCGGCGTCCTTGCGTACCGCGACGCAACGATCGGTCGTACACTCGGCGCATGGACAACCTGGACCGGGCCATCCTCGACCTGCTCCGACAGAACGCGCGCGCCGGGTACGGCGATATCGGCTCCTCGGTGGGGTTGTCCGCGTCGGCGGTGAAGCGGCGCGTCGACAAGCTCGTCGCCGACGGGGTCATCAAGGCGTTCACCATCCAGGTCGATCCGGCCGTCGACGGCATGAGCACGGAGGCCTACGTCGAGCTGTTCTGCCGCGGCACGGTGGCGCCCGACGAGTTGCAGCGCATCCTGCAGGGCGTCCCCGAGGTGGTGTACGCCGGAACCGTGACGGGCAGCGCCGACGCGATCGTGCACATGCGGGCCCGCGACATCACCTCGCTCGAGGACGCGCTCGAACGCGTGCGCATCGCGCCGAACGTCGACCACACGCGCAGCGCGATCGTGCTCTCGCGCCTCGTCAACCGCAACCGCGATTGATCGCGGTCGGGCACGCCATGCGCTTCACCGTCGAGGCCGGCTCCACGACGCCGCCGTACGAGCAGCTGCGCATGCAGGTCGTCGACGCCGTCCGCGACGGTCGGCTCGCCGCCGGCGCCAAGCTGCCGACCGTCCGAGCGCTCGCCGAAGAGCTCGGGCTCGCGGTCAACACGGTCGCCCGGGCGTACCGCGAGCTCGAGGCCGACGGGGTCGTCGAGGGCCGAGGCCGGAACGGCACGTTCGTGCGCGCGACCGGCGACCCCGTCGAGCAGGCGCTGCAGGCCGCGGCATCCGCGTACGCCGACGCGGTCGCGAGGTTGTCGGTGCCGACGGATGCCGCGGTGCAGGCCGTCGAGCGGGCACTCGGCGCCCGCTGACTCGCAGAGACCAGCGCGGCGACGCTAGCCGGCGACCTCGACCGGGGCCGGGATCGGCTCCTTCGGCAGCCGGCGCACCTTCTGCCGCCGGCGGCGGCGCTCGGGGATCATCGAGCGCATCTCCTCGAGCTTGCCGAAGCAGAGCAGGCGGTCCTCGGCCTCGAGCACGACGCCCTTGCGCGGATTCGGGATGACGCTCGTGCCGCGGTGCAGCGTGAGCACGGTGATGTCGCGGTCCCACAGCCCCGAGTCGCCGAGCGTCTTGCCGACGAGGTCGGCGGCACCGTGGACGAGCAGCTCGGCGACGCCGTACCCGGTCGACACCGTGAGACGTTGGCGCACATCGATCTCGGGGAAGGCGACCTGGTTGGCGATGTAGTCGATGATGGCGCCCGCGACATCCAGGTTCGTCGCCGTCTCGATGCCCTGCAGGCCCGGCGACGAGTTCACCTCCATCACGAGCGGCCCCTCGTTGCCCTCGAGCATGTCGACGCCCGCGACCTTGAGTCCCATGATCTGCGCCGATCGCACGGCCGCCTGCTCGTAC is a window encoding:
- a CDS encoding lactonase family protein, whose translation is MSAPTRRFALGSYTPDGPGPSLHLAERSESGEWRIVASATASNPSFVARSGDLLFAVGEDASGSVASFRIDEGGADGAHAALEPVDSVEHGEAHPCHIAVDAASGLLLVANYTGGSVTAVPFESGALGRPVTLRLPPRTGPVSDRQDAPHAHQVVATPWGTHLVSDLGGDAVHELVAERATDASGPALRIVRTIELAPGTGPRHLLVRSGQVHVIGELDGHLHTFEVDAASARPAGTESVMVRPSGGADDVVQPSHLDASPSGRLLTALVRGRDTVSVFEATDAAHPHLASEHPIGAAWPRHHAHLDDRTVVVAAERGHALVEVDLVTGAARRVLEVTSPTCVLPLD
- a CDS encoding PQ-loop repeat-containing protein translates to MDGAILAGALSTGLFAMSYLPMLVKAARTKDLSSYSLGNLVTTNAGNLVYSFYVFSLPAGPIWFLHGFYLVASALMLAWFLRFRPRARAADGTTLDAAHRVSPRPPARHVSRAAARMSVT
- a CDS encoding hypervirulence associated TUDOR domain-containing protein, with protein sequence MVAVHDRVSWATSQGRTQGRVVERKTEDFTFDGQLFTASADDPAFIVESEKTGARAAHKGSALRVLKK
- a CDS encoding SDR family NAD(P)-dependent oxidoreductase, which translates into the protein MSIPSLWSLEGRVAIVSGAGSAEGIGFAAARALGELGAGVVLTATSDRVHERAEELRRDGIAATAVIARLDDEAQVDDLGAELASAGIRPTIVVNNAGMIATGDPEMLHGDGTMTLADWNAGLAMNLTTAFLLTRAMLPGMRDTGWGRVICISSVSGPLMASKGDVGYATAKAGMLGYVRALAVDEALTGITANAVAPGWIATASQLPSEAEEGLLVPVARSGRPGEVASAVAWLATPGASYVTGQLIAVDGGNSVAEERR
- a CDS encoding MSMEG_6728 family protein translates to MQTFLPYADFARSAAVLDTVRLGKQRVETLQVMRALTIPSYGWRHHPVVRMWRGFRPALMAYQDAVCDEWERRGHSDTCREKTLAELDADHLDAAAYRAREFPLPPWVGDEEFHRSHRSNLLRKDGEFYAEIASDVPADLPYVWPPGHETIV
- a CDS encoding ROK family protein, whose product is MTQPGAPADSHALPTAAPGAAPVAHVAAVVDHLLAKGAATRSELASATGLGRTAVSALVHRLVERGVVIESDGAPGPRGARVALAVADRLILAAGVRGDEAVATLLELDGAEVARYEEPVAVTDDDFRGPAAASLDALAVVVDRALARAGRDGRSLATTGIIVQGAVAGSPELAVLDDAFGLEPADVIAAVRDRSERLADVEPEFTVPAFLVSEPAARAVDEASIRGAAVLLHLTGEPQVAAGIAIAGAPYLGAHGLAGTFGHLPVVPDGVRCGCGQRGCLRTVASPAVLLERAELDDVDRQYGRRAALDELAARVAEAEDRARWAWLDAALWIGRALQVVVPSVDPDVITVGGWWAPLAGDIEAAFRDNRPALGGGALASIPPIVAAGAVVSPGAAAVRHARDRLRSTLVAAAIA
- a CDS encoding alpha/beta fold hydrolase, coding for MPTITVGTENSAPIELYYEDHGTGRPVVLLHGYPLDSQSWEKQQRALLAAGYRVIVYDRRGFGRSGKPTIGYDCDTFAADLRALLETLDLRDVSLVGFSMGTGDITRYFGNYGSDRVAKAAFLGCQQPYLRQTADNPDGAAPDFDGLKAQAEGDRFAWFDAYFENCFNLDENLGSRISEAALRGNWATASQASWYAASACVDAWLTDFRGDIQRIDVPSLILHGTADRILPIDVTARRFRESLPSAEYVEIEGAPHGMMWTHAEEVNAALLTFLAAEG
- the ddaH gene encoding dimethylargininase → MSTVTETQSETTIEAAVRPAAITRTPSKKTVLMCRPEHFTVVYQINPWMDPAKPTDTALAIAQWQTLHDTYVALGFDVHLIDPVEGLPDMVYAANGGTVIDGIAYGAKFTHQQRAAEGPAYMDWFRAAGFDVREPVEVNEGEGDFLLVGDVILAGTGFRSDASSHAELARITGREVVTLNLVNPSFYHLDTAIAVLDSRAGQEHIAYLPSAFDEPSLAILRERYPDAILVSEEDAAVLGLNSYSDGLNVVIAARATGFEQQLREAGYHPIGVDLSELLLGGGGVKCCTLELRR
- a CDS encoding LLM class F420-dependent oxidoreductase: MTPNPTNAPARLGVQLQPQHANYTQIRDAVLRMEDLGVDVVFNWDHFFPLSGDREGLHFEAWTMLGAWAEQTERVEFGTLVNCNSYRNADLQADMARTLDHISAKGGDTGRFIFGTGSGWFERDYDEYGYEFGTVGSRLDDLAEALPRVKARWAKLNPAPTRGIPIMIGGKGEQKTLRLVAEHADIWHSFVAPGDLQHKLDVLARWGEKVGRDVSGITISNELSRGSLDDGHADALYAAGVRLFTLGLSGPHYDDTPVRHWLAWRDRKNREAGVGAAA
- a CDS encoding Lrp/AsnC family transcriptional regulator, which translates into the protein MDNLDRAILDLLRQNARAGYGDIGSSVGLSASAVKRRVDKLVADGVIKAFTIQVDPAVDGMSTEAYVELFCRGTVAPDELQRILQGVPEVVYAGTVTGSADAIVHMRARDITSLEDALERVRIAPNVDHTRSAIVLSRLVNRNRD
- a CDS encoding GntR family transcriptional regulator — encoded protein: MRFTVEAGSTTPPYEQLRMQVVDAVRDGRLAAGAKLPTVRALAEELGLAVNTVARAYRELEADGVVEGRGRNGTFVRATGDPVEQALQAAASAYADAVARLSVPTDAAVQAVERALGAR